Below is a window of Rhodanobacteraceae bacterium DNA.
GTATGCGGCTGGCCGCCGAACGGTTGATTACAAATGGCGCGCCTGGCGCTGCGGGGTGGCCCCGCCAGCGCGCGTCCGCGGTGGTGGCACCGGCGCTGTTGCGTCCTCGAACCGCAGTCTGGAACGCCCTCCGGCACCGCGGTAATCCGCGAGCAGGGCCGATTCTGCGTCCACGTCACCGCGCTCGACCAGATACTCGTGCAGCAGGTTGACCAGCCGATCATGCGCCAGTGCATGCGTCTGCCCGGTGCGCGCATACAGCCAGTCGGCAAAGGCCAGGAAACTGGCGAAAGGCGCAGCGTCCAGCAGGCGTGGCAGGCTGCGCCGGAAGCGACCGGAATTCGCGTACAGATCCCAGTAACGTGCGAAGCGTGCCAGTCGCTGCATCGTCGGGAAATCGATCGCGTCGGTTGCCAGGATCTGGTAGGGCGGATCGGGGGCGAAGCGCAGGTCGAATTCGGCCGTGTGCCGCGCGATCGGGGCGCCGCGCAGACGCTTGAGGATGCCGAACTGGATCTCGTGGGGCGCCAGCGCGACCAGGCGGTCGAATCCCGCCGCAAACGTCGCGACATCCTCTCCGGGCAGCCCGGCGATCAGGTCCACGTGCAGGTGCGCGCCGCTGTGTTGGCGCAACCAGCGCAGATTGTCTTCCGCGACGCCGTTCTTCTGTCGCCGCGAGATGCGCTTCTGCACCGCCGGATCGAAAGTCTGGATGCCGATCTCGAACTGCAGCGTACCTGGCGGAAAGCGCGCGATTGCCAGTTTGAGCCGTTCCGGGAGGTGGTCCGGGATCAGCTCGAAGTGGGCGAATGGCGGATCCTCCGGATGCTCTGCGATCTTGCCGAGGAAGAAGTCCAGCACGGCCAGCGAGGCATCCACCTTCAGGTTGAAGGTGCGGTCGACGAACTTGAACTGGCGCGCGCCGCGCTGGTACAGATGCTCCAGGGCATCCAGGAAGGGCTGCAAGGGGAACGGCCACGCGGTCTGGTCCAGCGCCGACAGGCAGAACTCGCACTTGAAGGGGCAGCCGCGCGAGGCCTCGACGTACAGGTGCCGCTGGCGGATGTCTTCGTCGGTGTACTCGCCATAAGGCATGGCCAGCGTATCCAGCGGAGGCTGCACCCCAGCGATCACGCGCGTCGCAGGCGGATCGCCGTCGAGAATCCGCTGCGCGAGCGCCGCAAAACTGATGTCGCCCCACCCGGTGATGACAAAGTCGGCGAGCGCGCAGATCCGCTGCTGGTCGACCTCATGGCTGACCTCGGGCCCGCCGAGCACGATCACGATCCCCGGGGCGAGCAACTTGAGCTGGGCGACCAGCCGCGTGGTCTCCTCCACGTTCCAGATGTAGACGCCCAGTCCGATCACCCTGGGGGAAGCGGCCAGCAGGCGTTCGACGATTTCCTCGGTCTTCTGCCCGATCACGAATTCCGCGATTGCGCTGCGCGTGCGCAAGGGGCCGAGGTTGGCGCGCAGGCAGCGCAGGCCGAGCGAGGCATGCGAATAGCGGGCGTTGAGGGTGGAAAGCAGGATGTCGGGCATCGCGCGATTATCGCCCAGCCAACGTGGCCACCGCAGGGCTGTCCGGCGACACGAAGACACGACCAATGGT
It encodes the following:
- a CDS encoding DUF4080 domain-containing protein, whose translation is MPDILLSTLNARYSHASLGLRCLRANLGPLRTRSAIAEFVIGQKTEEIVERLLAASPRVIGLGVYIWNVEETTRLVAQLKLLAPGIVIVLGGPEVSHEVDQQRICALADFVITGWGDISFAALAQRILDGDPPATRVIAGVQPPLDTLAMPYGEYTDEDIRQRHLYVEASRGCPFKCEFCLSALDQTAWPFPLQPFLDALEHLYQRGARQFKFVDRTFNLKVDASLAVLDFFLGKIAEHPEDPPFAHFELIPDHLPERLKLAIARFPPGTLQFEIGIQTFDPAVQKRISRRQKNGVAEDNLRWLRQHSGAHLHVDLIAGLPGEDVATFAAGFDRLVALAPHEIQFGILKRLRGAPIARHTAEFDLRFAPDPPYQILATDAIDFPTMQRLARFARYWDLYANSGRFRRSLPRLLDAAPFASFLAFADWLYARTGQTHALAHDRLVNLLHEYLVERGDVDAESALLADYRGAGGRSRLRFEDATAPVPPPRTRAGGATPQRQARHL